A single genomic interval of Littorina saxatilis isolate snail1 linkage group LG17, US_GU_Lsax_2.0, whole genome shotgun sequence harbors:
- the LOC138952376 gene encoding kelch-like protein 13 has protein sequence MHKGKKRKNQSSMAEGQEIGLVNGEVHRMDERPEHGVKILHGLNKLKTDHILCDVTLIAEGNRFAAHRVILASCSDYFRSMFTSGMRESNQKEIELKGITAKGLEKTLEVIYTSTTTLDGDDIFDVIAAATHLQVTPVIEFCERNFLSGMTTSNFYDFINTAKLYSMNNALKQIDVFIAKNLMQIAKEGTLHLLTYDQMWNCLSSEKLCLREIDIFHITWEWLRQDPSIGEHAPALMRLIRFPLISPADLVHHVQRVDMMMSNPELRQMVLTALNYHVVPHSQPLVNTTPTRLRSYVTRLVSVGGREIHPYPCLHDEILVFDAKITSNSLLNRQEMAALPSALSHMQVLVFNNFLYVLGGCTTQCAHGESAVNSVLRYDPRFDTWFQVCPMLNKRAYFFAGALNSKIYAVGGKFKDGSLATAECYDPATNTWELIASMPMSYHAHAGAVYGNYIYISGGYSGNHFTPDMQRYDPITNQWEDMAAMLTPRGWHVMCATHDKLFVFGGCNLNVNQQAQPEMQSECYDPSTDQWTIIAPLSVSHKEASCVVYNDNIYVLGGYNVQTKTGQKLVSKYDIYTGIWETVGALPRSLTGVGYCTFKLPCYNPDEKD, from the exons ATGCATAAAGGTAAAAAGAGGAAAAATCAAAGCAGTATGGCGGAAGGGCAGGAGATTGGTCTGGTGAACGGTGAAGTGCACCGCATGGACGAACGACCAGAGCATGGCGTGAAAATTTTACATGGACTCAACAAGTTAAAAACAGACCACATCCTCTGTGATGTCACCCTTATAGCAGAAG GTAATCGTTTTGCAGCACACCGAGTGATCCTGGCCTCCTGTTCCGACTACTTCCGATCGATGTTCACGAGCGGGATGAGGGAGAGCAACCAGAAGGAGATTGAGCTGAAGGGCATCACTGCAAAAGGTCTGGAGAAGACCCTGGAGGTGATctacacctccaccaccacgcTGGATGGGGACGACATCTTCGACGTCATCGCCGCGGCAACACACCTGCAGGTCACCCCCGTCATCGAGTTCTGTGAGCGTAATTTCCTCAGCGGCATGACCACGTCGAACTTTTACGATTTCATCAACACGGCCAAGCTCTACAGCATGAACAATGCCCTGAAGCAGATCGACGTGTTCATCGCCAAGAACCTGATGCAGATCGCCAAGGAGGGCACCCTGCACCTCCTGACGTACGACCAGATGTGGAACTGCCTCAGCAGCGAGAAGCTGTGCCTGCGGGAGATCGACATCTTCCACATCACCTGGGAGTGGCTGCGGCAGGACCCCAGCATAGGAGAGCACGCCCCCGCCCTCATGCGCCTGATCCGATTCCCGCTGATCAGCCCCGCGGATTTAGTCCATCATGTGCAGCGAGTGGACATGATGATGTCCAACCCCGAGTTACGGCAGATGGTGCTTACGGCTCTCAACTACCACGTGGTACCCCACTCTCAGCCCCTGGTCAACACCACCCCGACCCGACTACGCTCGTACGTCACACGGCTGGTGAGCGTGGGCGGGCGGGAGATCCACCCCTACCCGTGTCTGCACGACGAGATCCTGGTGTTTGACGCCAAGATCACCTCCAACAGCTTGCTGAACCGGCAGGAGATGGCGGCCCTGCCCTCGGCGCTCAGCCACATGCAGGTGCTGGTGTTCAACAACTTTCTCTACGTGCTGGGTGGCTGCACAACGCAGTGCGCGCACGGGGAGTCGGCCGTCAACTCTGTGCTGCGCTACGACCCCCGCTTTGACACTTGGTTCCAGGTGTGCCCCATGCTCAACAAGCGAGCCTACTTCTTCGCCGGCGCCCTCAACAGCAAGATCTACGCTGTGGGGGGCAAGTTCAAGGACGGGAGCTTGGCGACGGCCGAGTGCTACGACCCGGCCACCAACACCTGGGAGTTGATCGCCTCCATGCCCATGTCCTACCATGCCCACGCGGGCGCCGTCTATGGCAACTACATCTACATCTCCGGCGGCTACAGCGGCAACCACTTCACGCCAGACATGCAGCGGTACGACCCCATCACCAACCAGTGGGAGGACATGGCGGCTATGCTGACGCCGCGCGGCTGGCACGTGATGTGCGCCACGCACGACAAACTGTTTGTGTTTGGGGGCTGCAACCTGAACGTCAACCAGCAGGCCCAGCCCGAGATGCAGTCGGAGTGCTATGACCCGTCCACCGACCAGTGGACCATCATCGCCCCCTTGTCCGTCTCACACAAGGAGGCCTCGTGCGTGGTGTACAATGACAATATCTACGTGCTGGGCGGCTACAATGTGCAAACCAAAACGGGACAGAAACTGGTGTCCAAGTATGACATTTACACCGGCATCTGGGAAACGGTGGGTGCTTTGCCGCGAAGCCTCACGGGGGTGGGCTACTGCACGTTCAAGCTACCCTGCTACAACCCGGATGAGAAAGATTGA